From one Triticum aestivum cultivar Chinese Spring chromosome 4B, IWGSC CS RefSeq v2.1, whole genome shotgun sequence genomic stretch:
- the LOC123089808 gene encoding ervatamin-B has protein sequence MASSTPYRVLLLCLTTFLQAWLAAAKYPPHNPPPPPPPFELPESDVRERFSKWVIKYSKHYSCHEEEEMRFQVFKNNTNAIGQFDQQNPGTVVGRGFRPTGFQVRGSGGVRMNRFGDLSPREVIQQFTGLNTTSFNATSPTYLPYHSFKPCCVDWRSSGAVTGVKNQGTCGSCWAFAAVAAIEGMNKIRTGELVSLSEQVLVDCDTRSGGCGGGHSDSAMALVAARGGITSEERYPYAGFQGKCDMDKLLFDHQASLKGFKAVPPNNEGQLAIAVAMQPVTVYIDASGFEFQFYSGGIYRGPCSANVNHAVTIVGYCEGPGEGNKYWIAKNSWSNDWGEQGYVYLAKDVPSSTGTCGLATSPFYPTA, from the exons ATGGCTTCCTCCACGCCTTACCGTGTCCTACTCTTGTGCCTCACCACTTTCCTGCAGGCATGGCTTGCTGCGGCAAAATACCCGCCGCAtaacccaccgccgccgcccccgccgtttGAGCTGCCGGAGTCCGACGTGAGGGAGAGGTTCTCCAAGTGGGTGATCAAGTACTCAAAGCACTACTCGTgccatgaggaggaggagatgcgGTTCCAAGTCTTCAAGAACAACACCAACGCCATCGGCCAATTCGACCAACAGAATCCTGGCACCGTCGTCGGTCGCGGGTTCCGACCAACTGGGTTTCAGGTCCGTGGCTCGGGCGGGGTCCGTATGAACAGGTTCGGCGACCTCAGTCCCAGGGAGGTCATCCAGCAGTTCACCGGGCTCAACACCACCAGCTTCAATGCCACGTCACCCACCTACCTCCCCTACCACTCCTTCAAGCCGTGCTGCGTTGACTGGCGCTCCAGCGGCGCTGTCACCGGCGTCAAGAATCAAGGCACTTGTG GATCATGCTGGGCattcgcggcggtggcggcgatcgAAGGCATGAACAAGATTAGGACAGGGGAGCTGGTGTCGCTGTCCGAGCAGGTACTCGTGGATTGCGACACACggagcggcggctgcggcggcggccacTCAGACTCGGCTATGGCCCTCGTGGCCGCCCGTGGTGGCATCACGTCGGAGGAGAGGTACCCATACGCCGGATTCCAGGGAAAGTGCGACATGGACAAGCTCCTCTTCGACCACCAGGCGTCCCTCAAGGGCTTCAAGGCCGTGCCACCCAACAACGAAGGTCAGCTGGCGATTGCCGTGGCCATGCAGCCCGTGACGGTCTACATTGACGCCAGCGGTTTTGAGTTCCAGTTCTACTCCGGCGGCATCTACCGTGGCCCCTGCTCCGCCAATGTGAACCACGCCGTCACCATCGTCGGCTACTGCGAGGGTCCCGGCGAGGGAAACAAGTACTGGATTGCCAAGAACTCGTGGAGCAACGACTGGGGTGAACAAGGATATGTCTACCTCGCAAAGGACGTGCCCTCGTCCACGGGCACATGTGGCCTCGCCACCTCGCCCTTCTACCCCACGGCTTGA